The segment AGATCTGGGTCAGCGAATGGAACTCTGGCAACGTCAGTCGCTACGACCCCCGCACCGGAGCCTGGCGGACCTGGAAGCTGCCCGGCGACCGGCCGCGCGCCTACGCCGTCTATGTCGATGACCAGGACATGGTGTGGCTGAGCGACTGGGGCGCCAACGCCATGGTCCGCTTCGACCCCGGGACGGAGAAGTTCGAGGCATTTCCGAGCGACCATCGCGGGGCCAACGTGCGCCAGATCCTCGGCCGTCCAGGGGAGGTCTGGGCGCCGGAGTCCGGCGCCAACCGGCTCGTCGTCTATCGACGGAAGTGAGTGGCGTCGCCGGGCGGGGTCAGTCGACCGTGACGAAAACGCAGTGGCGCAGCTTCCCGTCGACCGCCGTGGAGCGATGACCCTTGCCCCAGGTGTCCTCGACGAGGATGATCTCGCCGGCCCCGATCCGTCGTGTCTCCCCGTCGCTCGCCGTGAGCTGGACGCCGGCGTCGAGATTGATGATGTACTGCGTCAGCGTCTCCAGGCCCGCCTCGGACTGGAAGAGCATGCCCATGCCTCACCTCGCGCGAGCTCAGCTCTCCACGGGAACGATCAGACAGTCGACCGCGCACGCGCCACGGCCGGGCGGGAGGAGGATCAGCGGGTTGACGTCGATCTCCCGCACCACGTCCCCGAGGTCGATGGCCAGCTCCGCGAAGCGCAGCAGCACGTCTACCAGGGCCGGCAGATCGGCGGCCGCCGCGCCCCGCGCCCCCTGCAGCAGGGCGTAGCCCCGCAGCCGGGCGAGCGCCGCTCGGGCCTCGGCCTCCGACAGCGGGGGCAGCAGGAGCTGGACGTCCTCGAGCGTCTCGACGAAGATGCCGCCGAGCCCGCACGCCAGGACCGGGCCGAACTGCGGATCGCGGCTCATCCCGACGATCACCTCGTGGCCCGGGCCTACCATCTCCTGGACCAGCACGCCCCGGATGATCGCCCGGGGCGCGGCCCGCCGGGCGCGGGCCAGGACGTGGCCGAAGCCCTCCCGCAGCGCGCCGGCGTCGCGGACGTCCAGGACCAGCGCGCCCGTCTCCGTCTTGTGCGCGATGTCCGGCGACTCCACCTTGAGCGCGACCGGGTACCCCAGGGCCTCGGCCGCCCGGAGCGCCTCGTCCACAGTCGCCGCCAGCCGCTCCCGGGTCGTCGGGATGCCGTAGAGCGCCAGGACCGCCTTGGCTTCGCGCTCGGTGAGCGACCGGCCTCCCGCAGTCCGGACGAGCGCCCGCGCCTCGGCCGCGACCGTCTCCGGGACCCGACGCCGCCTCGCGCTGCCCGCCTCCGGGTCCTGCCGTGTCCGCTGAAAGCTGGCGTAGCGGAGCAGCGCCGCGATCGCCTTCAGGCTGGCGTCGCTGCCCTGCAGGAACGGGATCCCGGCCAGCGCCTCGACGGGCTCGACCACCGGCAGATCGGGATTCGGACTGGCGTGGAGGTGGCCGCCCACCAGGGACATGACCAGGAACAGCACGTCGGGATGCTTGCCGACCGCGTCCTCCAGGATTCGGCCGACCGGCGACTGCCGATCGAGGCGGGCCGGAAAGGGGCGGCCCCACACGATGACGTCGACGGTGTCGGCCTCGGCGAGCGCGCTCAGGGCACCGTCGAGGATCTCGGTCTGGAACACGCCCTGGCCGGTGATGTCGAGGGGATTGCCCACACTGCCGTACTCCGGCAGGGCGGCCCGGAGCCTCCGGGTCGTCTCGTCGGGAAGCGGCGGGAACGCCACCCCGCACTCCCCCGCCAGGTCGGACAGGAGGCCCACGGCCCCGCCCGAGACGGAGATGGCGGCCACCCCGGCCCCGCGTGGCAGCTTCTTCGCGTGGAAGACGGCCAGGGTCTCGAGCAGCTCGTCGACGCTGTGGACCCGACTCACCCCCAGCCGGCGCAGCACGGCGTCGACGACCGCGTCCGAGCCGACCAGCGACCCCGTGTGGGCCAGGGCGGCCCGCCGGGCACCCTCGGAGCGTCCGATCTTGAGCATGACGATGGG is part of the Candidatus Methylomirabilota bacterium genome and harbors:
- a CDS encoding acetate--CoA ligase family protein, whose amino-acid sequence is MTGGLSDPAAARGRSIDRLLRPRSVAVVGASPNPSFVSNILKNLLRHGYQGPVVAVNPRYEHVLGARCYPSLLDVPHSLDLVVVGVVQQRIPSILEQCERAGVGAVEIVSSGFAEMSGRDGVERQAELAAWAERSGIAVGGPNCLGLLNARIGMLALPTVLERLIPGVVGAVLQSGMMAPSVLVPLLARGIGLTIAVTTGNEANLEAADYIRYLVEDDETRVIGCFTEQIKTPERFVEACELAAARRKPIVMLKIGRSEGARRAALAHTGSLVGSDAVVDAVLRRLGVSRVHSVDELLETLAVFHAKKLPRGAGVAAISVSGGAVGLLSDLAGECGVAFPPLPDETTRRLRAALPEYGSVGNPLDITGQGVFQTEILDGALSALAEADTVDVIVWGRPFPARLDRQSPVGRILEDAVGKHPDVLFLVMSLVGGHLHASPNPDLPVVEPVEALAGIPFLQGSDASLKAIAALLRYASFQRTRQDPEAGSARRRRVPETVAAEARALVRTAGGRSLTEREAKAVLALYGIPTTRERLAATVDEALRAAEALGYPVALKVESPDIAHKTETGALVLDVRDAGALREGFGHVLARARRAAPRAIIRGVLVQEMVGPGHEVIVGMSRDPQFGPVLACGLGGIFVETLEDVQLLLPPLSEAEARAALARLRGYALLQGARGAAAADLPALVDVLLRFAELAIDLGDVVREIDVNPLILLPPGRGACAVDCLIVPVES